In a genomic window of Nostoc sp. UHCC 0870:
- a CDS encoding YegS/Rv2252/BmrU family lipid kinase, whose translation MSRSACLIFNPVAGQGNPELELAQIRAILEPEINLDIYLTTEDIGADELAQAAVKQGADLIIASGGDGTLSAAALAVAGTDIPFGIISRGTANAFAAALGIPDAIDAACRIILQGITRDIDIAYCNDLPMILLAGIGFEAETVDMADRDSKKRFGMMAYILAGIQQLRELEIFDVEIETEDKIIKTSASAVTVANAAPPTSVLAQGPAGVIYDDGLLDLTIVAPNSKAGAIAATYHLFQTASAGNAAERDDIGYLRAKQFKITTDPPQKVVIDGEVVATTPIEIKCVPAALKVFVPSVPEEKLVEKLEGLPNLEIEIKKEC comes from the coding sequence ATGAGTCGTTCCGCTTGCCTTATTTTTAACCCGGTGGCTGGACAGGGCAATCCAGAGTTGGAATTGGCGCAAATTCGGGCAATATTAGAACCGGAAATTAATTTAGATATTTACCTGACAACAGAAGATATTGGTGCGGATGAGTTAGCACAAGCAGCAGTCAAACAGGGAGCAGATTTAATTATTGCTTCTGGAGGGGATGGGACTTTATCGGCGGCGGCGTTGGCGGTGGCGGGTACGGATATTCCCTTTGGCATTATTTCACGGGGAACGGCTAACGCTTTTGCCGCAGCTTTAGGTATTCCTGATGCTATTGATGCGGCTTGTCGGATAATTTTACAGGGAATCACCCGTGATATAGACATCGCCTATTGTAATGATTTGCCGATGATTCTATTAGCAGGGATTGGTTTCGAGGCGGAAACTGTAGACATGGCAGATAGGGACTCTAAAAAACGCTTCGGGATGATGGCGTATATCCTTGCTGGTATTCAACAGCTTAGAGAGTTAGAAATTTTTGATGTCGAGATTGAAACCGAAGATAAAATTATTAAAACTAGTGCTTCAGCAGTAACGGTGGCTAATGCAGCACCCCCAACTTCAGTGTTAGCACAGGGGCCGGCTGGAGTTATTTACGATGATGGATTACTAGATTTGACAATTGTAGCACCTAATAGCAAAGCGGGAGCGATCGCAGCTACCTATCATCTGTTTCAAACCGCCTCTGCTGGAAACGCCGCCGAACGAGATGATATTGGCTATTTACGAGCTAAACAATTTAAAATTACAACTGATCCGCCACAAAAGGTAGTAATTGACGGCGAAGTAGTGGCGACAACACCAATTGAGATTAAATGTGTCCCCGCAGCTTTAAAGGTATTTGTCCCATCAGTACCTGAAGAGAAACTAGTAGAGAAACTAGAAGGACTACCAAATTTAGAGATTGAAATTAAAAAGGAGTGCTGA
- a CDS encoding metallophosphoesterase family protein, with amino-acid sequence MKLVQDPAIAKKIRKMQQRVCWQDSLILERNIDQTRLVLDDGQADERDFSFLVVGDSGSGRHKGHNPQRQVAELMLPHHQECRFLLHTGDVIYLVGSSEYYRQNFIQPYRELLVGGEQPKKVAYDEMVFKLPVFPVPGNHDYYELPLLLSLLSVSTLPMRYILRSRLNIDIGLHGSGVGNAYAKAFLDYLQRFNLPGELPRHLDQHYTATTDTGRALVYQPGYFTRLPNRYYTFRYGGIDFFALDSNTFNQPQPLPKTKKGDSDRQILASRQQDLEREKMEIIESAAKLNGDNPNEAEQLDDFHYKLSQIEEIIVDIDKQLNTDQAPQTDTEQLDWLKHRLIASWHNPEVRGRVIYFHHPPYVTEATKWQQAQTLVIRSRLRGVLDAVAQEIGALNQGRPLVDLVLNGHAHCLEYLQTVDTGHADANINWLVCGGSGYSLRRQRTEGGDLTETFGTGERLIARSHLFLGRNGQGSQKRRPYSCVRIDVKGDERPQFIIRPLVAEWYQRQWHNYELTPLIL; translated from the coding sequence TTGAAACTCGTCCAAGATCCGGCAATAGCTAAAAAAATCCGTAAGATGCAGCAACGGGTATGTTGGCAAGACTCGTTAATTTTAGAACGGAATATTGATCAAACTCGTCTAGTGCTGGATGACGGACAAGCCGATGAGAGGGATTTCTCTTTTTTAGTTGTGGGTGATAGTGGTTCTGGTAGACATAAGGGACACAACCCCCAACGACAGGTAGCAGAATTGATGTTACCCCACCATCAAGAATGTCGCTTTTTGCTACACACAGGAGATGTAATTTATTTGGTGGGTTCGAGTGAATACTATCGCCAAAATTTTATTCAACCTTACCGAGAATTACTTGTGGGTGGAGAGCAGCCTAAAAAAGTTGCTTACGACGAGATGGTGTTTAAGTTACCAGTTTTCCCCGTCCCCGGTAATCATGATTACTATGAATTACCGCTATTGTTGAGTTTGCTATCGGTGTCAACTTTACCGATGCGATACATATTGCGATCGCGCTTAAATATTGATATTGGTTTGCATGGTTCAGGGGTGGGGAATGCTTACGCTAAGGCTTTTCTCGACTATCTCCAAAGGTTTAACCTACCAGGAGAATTACCCCGCCATTTAGATCAACACTACACTGCTACCACCGACACAGGCCGCGCTCTTGTCTATCAACCAGGATATTTTACCCGCCTACCTAATCGATATTACACTTTTCGCTATGGTGGGATTGATTTTTTTGCCCTTGACTCCAACACATTTAATCAGCCGCAGCCTTTACCAAAAACCAAAAAAGGTGACAGCGATCGCCAAATCTTAGCCAGTCGTCAGCAAGATTTAGAACGGGAGAAGATGGAAATTATCGAATCTGCCGCGAAATTAAATGGAGATAACCCCAACGAAGCCGAACAATTAGACGATTTTCACTATAAATTATCCCAAATTGAGGAAATTATTGTTGATATCGACAAGCAGTTAAATACTGATCAAGCACCGCAGACTGACACCGAACAATTAGACTGGCTCAAACACAGATTAATTGCATCTTGGCATAACCCAGAAGTACGAGGGAGAGTCATTTACTTTCATCATCCGCCCTATGTGACAGAGGCGACAAAATGGCAACAGGCGCAGACTTTAGTAATTCGCAGCCGTCTGCGTGGGGTACTAGATGCAGTAGCTCAAGAAATAGGTGCGCTCAATCAAGGGCGACCTTTGGTAGATTTAGTCTTAAATGGTCATGCCCATTGCTTAGAATACCTACAAACTGTAGACACGGGACACGCTGATGCTAATATCAACTGGCTGGTTTGTGGCGGTAGTGGTTATAGTTTGCGTCGCCAGCGCACAGAGGGAGGAGATTTAACTGAAACCTTTGGGACTGGAGAAAGATTAATAGCGCGATCGCATCTTTTTCTTGGTCGTAATGGACAAGGTTCACAGAAACGCCGTCCTTATTCTTGTGTACGAATTGATGTCAAAGGCGATGAGCGACCCCAGTTTATTATTCGTCCTTTAGTCGCAGAATGGTATCAGCGTCAATGGCATAATTATGAGCTAACACCATTAATTCTTTAA
- a CDS encoding transposase, translating to MRKLTNPDKQEILKLYRETAETTSTLAERYDVSNSTISRLLKSTLPEDEYEYLVSLKRAARTPEGRAQVSYEQVPAFVQPEPEVPAKSQEKPRLKSPEVEQPRQVEQPVASPDQEEEDKQTHPVKRVRKRIVTEVEAKPKPKPIVAKQLEIPVEQPQEIASIASPLLDDDKSDVTAIARMLGEDLLDESEDLDDEEDLEDDLDDDEDYEEDEDYFEQPRPLVSRRRTGEIPVQVLPLSVAALPKTCYLVIDRSSELITRPLKDFGDLGQIPSLENQQRTLPVFDNHRVAKRFSTKRDRVIKVPDSKMLHKARTHLQAKGITRLLIDGQVYSLSLV from the coding sequence GTGAGAAAACTAACAAATCCTGACAAACAAGAAATTCTCAAACTATATCGAGAGACTGCGGAAACAACCTCAACTTTAGCAGAACGCTATGACGTGAGTAACTCCACAATTAGCCGTCTGCTAAAAAGTACCTTGCCAGAAGATGAGTACGAATACCTCGTTTCATTAAAACGTGCGGCTAGGACTCCTGAAGGCAGAGCGCAAGTCAGTTATGAACAAGTACCTGCTTTTGTTCAACCAGAGCCGGAAGTACCCGCTAAAAGCCAGGAGAAACCACGTTTAAAATCTCCTGAAGTTGAGCAACCAAGGCAGGTAGAACAACCTGTAGCCTCACCAGACCAAGAAGAGGAAGACAAGCAAACCCATCCTGTAAAAAGGGTGCGGAAACGCATTGTCACGGAAGTAGAGGCAAAACCAAAGCCCAAGCCAATAGTCGCCAAGCAATTAGAAATCCCAGTAGAACAGCCGCAGGAAATAGCCAGTATTGCTAGTCCTTTACTCGATGATGACAAATCTGACGTAACGGCTATTGCCAGAATGCTGGGAGAAGATTTGCTAGACGAGTCTGAAGATTTGGACGATGAGGAGGATTTAGAAGACGATTTAGACGACGATGAAGACTACGAGGAGGACGAAGATTATTTTGAACAGCCAAGACCTCTTGTAAGTAGACGTAGGACAGGAGAAATACCAGTTCAAGTCTTACCATTATCGGTAGCAGCTTTACCCAAAACTTGCTATTTGGTAATTGATCGCTCCTCGGAATTAATTACCAGACCACTCAAGGATTTTGGTGATTTAGGACAAATTCCTAGCCTGGAAAACCAGCAAAGAACTCTACCTGTGTTTGATAATCACCGAGTTGCTAAACGCTTTTCTACCAAACGCGATCGCGTGATTAAAGTTCCTGATAGTAAGATGCTGCATAAGGCTCGCACCCATTTACAAGCCAAGGGTATTACCAGACTATTAATTGATGGTCAGGTCTATTCCCTGTCTCTGGTGTAA
- a CDS encoding Npun_F0813 family protein, whose product MFILKRQDVEISSIQHPKKDQQVPILNYQGQTFRLISVFKAGQEEEARTLWRELTDHRGKACVLLEEPERFSVWGKVRLDQIGNDTGGHSKNGTFVQASILLLQAVHMDIEEFLGTKQASLFEKDIAEVLKQQQFPETASIEAVKYWVANNPLESAKLPPWKENHVVIFLQELHKLGKTYFGNANFAHQVANYLQDMPEGERSLFISWLSQSSVSKLWQ is encoded by the coding sequence ATGTTTATTTTGAAACGGCAGGATGTTGAAATATCAAGCATTCAGCACCCAAAAAAGGATCAGCAAGTGCCGATTCTCAATTATCAGGGGCAGACTTTTCGCTTGATTAGTGTATTCAAAGCAGGCCAAGAAGAAGAAGCAAGAACCTTGTGGAGAGAATTAACCGATCATCGGGGTAAGGCTTGCGTGTTGCTGGAAGAACCGGAACGCTTTAGCGTCTGGGGTAAGGTACGCTTAGACCAAATAGGTAATGATACTGGTGGACATAGCAAAAACGGCACTTTCGTCCAGGCTAGTATTTTGCTGTTGCAAGCCGTTCACATGGATATTGAAGAGTTCTTGGGGACAAAGCAAGCTTCATTATTTGAAAAAGATATTGCAGAAGTCTTAAAACAGCAGCAGTTTCCTGAGACGGCTTCGATTGAAGCGGTAAAATACTGGGTAGCTAATAATCCCCTCGAATCCGCCAAACTTCCTCCCTGGAAAGAGAATCATGTAGTAATTTTCTTACAAGAACTACATAAATTAGGGAAAACTTATTTTGGTAATGCCAATTTTGCCCATCAAGTAGCCAATTACTTACAGGATATGCCCGAAGGAGAGCGATCGCTATTTATATCTTGGCTAAGTCAATCTTCCGTGAGTAAACTGTGGCAATAG